The DNA region AACAAACCCCGGGGAAAACTGGGAGCTCCTCATGAGGAACATTACGAGTCGCTGGAGGCGAGAGGGGCTGAGCCCTTGGCTGGTGGTGCAGGAGAAGCGGAGGCTGGTAATTAATGTTGCATTGGGGACGGAGTCGTTAAGTGCGAGGCCTGGGGATCATTGGCAAGTGGGGTGTCGCCTGCTGGGAGGGTGAAATTAGGGGGGGGCTTTGCTGGCAAAGAGACCTTTCCAAAGGCAGGGGGGCCTGGGgatgggtgggatggggggCAGCAGCCTGGCCGAGCACCCACTTTGAAATAAAACCGGAGTCATTGGCACAAGATCTGATTTTTCGAGgtttggagagaggaaaaagctgCCAACAGGGCTGGGGGGAGCGCCAAAAAACAAGGGAGGGCGCATACTCAGGGCAGGTGATGGATGCAGCTCGTGGGGGTCCCAATTTGAGTAGTTAAACCAAGGGTGCAGATGCTCTGTGTCCCTGTAAGGTGCCCAGTGTCCCCGTAAGGTGCCCAGTGTCCCCACTCCAGCTCTCGGGTCTCACCAGAGCCCTTGGCCGGGCTCCTCTGGCCAAAATGCCTTTAGCACGGGTGTGGTTTTATATGGTGTAGAAGAGGCAAACAGGGTCCCAGCAGGAGGATGGACAGACTGGGGTGCCGGGGGGGATGATAGAGCCGCCCCGTGACACGGGGATGAGTCGTTTCCCAAATAACGCGTTGTTTCCTCGGTGTGCGGGGTATCGGCCGGGGCAGGAGGATGAAGCATCTTCCAGCAACAAGCGGCTGGACAGCAGCGAACAACCAGAGCTGGGAGGAGACAGGAGGCTTAAAATCACATTTCCACGGGAGGAAAATCCCCGGGGGTTTGGCCGGGAAAGGTGTGATGGGGAGATGCCGAAATGAGGGGAGCTGCTGCCATAACCAAACCCGCGGGTCGCTGCCGGGTTTGCTGGATGCGTGGTTTGGTCCCCCGCCCGCCGCCTTTCTGCATGATTTGATTAAACCCGCAGAAGAAATTGGGTCAAACCCAGCGATGGGGCTGCTCGGCCTCATCTGCCTTCACACCCCGGGGTTGAGCCGCCATGGAAAAGCCTTTtagctggggagggggggttCCCCAGCCCAATCCAACCCTCACAAAGGGGTTTGAGGGGTTGTTGTGAGCCTGTCTGGACCTTCAGCCCCCCCCGGGTTGCAGGGCTATTTCTACCCGCACAGAATATTTTTGCTTGCATGGGACCCGCTGTCCCTGGGCATTTTGCACCAGGGAGCCCCGCTCACACCCTGTGGGTTTTGCATTCTGGTTTTACCCCACCCCGGCAAACCCcatcacatttttcctttaaaaaaatatataaatatataaatttttGAGTGATTTTGGGTCGGGGGGTGATGCGGTCAGGCTGACCGCCCTCTCTCTGCTCTCTCGCAGGTGTGCTACTTGCCGTGTGCCACGCGCTGGAGAACACCACGGCAGCCCGGAGCGGTGAGTTTGGTGATGGGGCAGAGCCAGGGGAGTGGTTTTTGGGGTGGTCGCATTGTCATCCTGCCCAGAAACAGGCAGCAAAGTGGGAGTGTGGGTGAACAATCCCCTGAGCGGGTGCTGGACCAGCAGGGATGCTCCTGCATCCCGTCCTGCATCCCGTCCTGCATCCCGTCCCGCATCCCATCCTGCATCCCGTCCTGCATCCTGTGTGGCCCCCAGCATCCAGGTGCTTTATCCCCAAAGGGGTATTTCCCATTTTGGGAGGGTCAAACCCTGGCGTGTGGGGAAGTTTGGTCTCATTAACCACGCGGGGAAGCTGAGGGTGCCTGATGCCGGCACCGAGACGGTTGCACCCGATAAATCGCCTCATTCATAAATGCAGCACAATGGGCCGCAATAGCCCAGAGCCCTTCACGTGCCGGCAGTTTGCAGGCACGGATgggaaaaacattaaataaataaacagcaaaacacaaaaccactcATTTTGGGGGCAGAAAACCTCCTTTTGGGGCTGGAAAATAGGTTTGAAGGCAGAGGTTGGGAAGAGTTAAAGGGAACGGTGCTACCGCAGAGGATGCTCGCAGCCCTTTTTCTGATGGATTCGTTCCCCATTTTGGGGGGCTGGAGGAACGGGGCTGCTGCGAGGGGTGCAGCGGCAGTTGGGGACACGTTGGGGACACAttggggacacactggggacagggatggggtggGCACGGCTGGCGGCGGCAGCGCAGGGCTGCGGGAGGATGAGGTGGCTGCAATGTGGCCGGCAGCTGCGGGGTTTAACACAACACCCCAGGAACCAGCTTGGGGACACgctggggacaaagggacagTGCAAAGCTGTGCTCGGCACTCAGCTTTCTGGGttaaaaccccaaaaaaagggTTATTTGGGGGGGTTATTTAGGCAGAACCGGGTGGCAGTGGTTTTACCTCCAGCCTCAGCagcgatggggacagtggtgacaTTTCCCACCCCGAGGACCAAACCCCAGCTCCAGCATCTCCGAGGATGCTGCCACCACCTCCGACACCCCCAAACCTCCCACCGGTGCTTCTGTGACGGGGACACGGAGCCGCCGCGCCGGTCTTCACCTCCCTGAAGACCCGGAAGCATTCGTTAAGGCGTGGGTTTAATTAACCCCCGGGCCTGCCATAAATTCCCAGCAACAGGAACTTGAGGTGGCTTTGAAACGACAGCGATCGGATGTGATTTAGACCCCGGGCGAAGCCTAAAGCAGGATATTTGTTTCCCGTCTCTGCTGCGGAGGATAATTTAAACCAGCACGGGGTGTAATGGAAAACAGCATCGTGGCAAAGCCAccgggccggggccgctgcGGCCCCGCCGTTATTTAACTCTCTCCTCCTCTGTTTTGAAGCTTTAAGCTCTTTAGGAAATTCCTCCAGGCTtaatttcagctctggtttaaGTACGACCCGTCTGGGCTCCGTCGCTCAGTCCTGGCCCGGGATGCAGCCGCTGCACCAGCAAccccaaaataaatatatccaGCCCAAAAATAGAGATACTGACACTAAAAAATGCcgttttcttcatgtttttgcCCCCAGCTCCAGGCCCGCCGGTGGCGGCGGCGGTGAGGTCCCACTTCAACGACTGTCCCGACTCCCACAGCCAGTTCTGCTTCCACGGCACCTGCCGGTTCCTGGTCCAGGAGGAGAAGCCGGCGTGTGTGTAAGTGtcggggaaaaaggaaaaaaatgtttaaatctCCCAAAAAGTGGGGGTGAAGCTGGTTTTGCTGGGCTCCACATGGATGCAGTGTTCCTGGGGCTGATTCTCTCACCAGTCCCTGGTCCTCTGGTTGATGTTTTCGTCCATCTCTGGGCGATGTTCTCGTCCATTCCTGGTCCTTTTTTTGatgttctgttctttcctgGTCCTTTTTTTGATGTTCTTGTCCTTCCCTGGTCCTTGGGTTAGTGTTCTCATTCATGCCTGGTCCTTGGGTTGATGTTCTTGTCCATACCTGGTCCTTGGGTTGATGTTCTCATCCTTCCCCGATCCATGCATTGGTGTTCTCATCCATACCTGATCCTTGGGTTGGTGTTCTCATCCATACTTGGTCCTTTTTTTGATGTTCTCTTCCTTCCCTCGTCCTTTTTTTGATGTTCTCTCCCATCCCTGATCCTTTTATTGATGTTCTCGTCCTTCCCTGGACCTTGTTTTGATGTTCTCGTCCTTCCCTGGACCTTTGGTTGATGTTCTTGTCCATCTCTGGTCCTTTTTTAGATATTCTCATCCATCCCTGGTCCATTTTTTGATGTTCTTGTCCTTCTCTGGTCCTCGGGTTGGTGCCCTTGCCCACCCCTTGGTCCTCAGGTTGATGTTCTTGTCCATTCCTGGTCCTTTTTTTGATGTTCTCATCCACCCCTGGTCCTTGGGTTGATGTTCTTGTCCACCCCTGGTCCTCAAGTTGATGTTCTCATCCATCCCTGGTCCTTTTCTGATGTTCTCATCCACCCCTGGTCCTCAGCTTGATGCTCTTGTCCATCTCACGGTCCTTGGGTTGACCTCGGGTCGATGCTCTCACCCACCCCTGCTCGGGGGCAATAGTGATGTCCCCCCCACCTCCGCAGGTGCCACTCGGGGTACGTGGGGACGCGGTGTGAGCACGCCGACCTCCTGGCCGTGGTGGCCGCCAACCAGAAGAAGCAGACAATCACCGCCTTGGTGGTGGTGTCCGTGGTGGCCTCGGCGCTGCTCGTCGGCATCTGCCTCCTTATACAGTAAGTCCAGGGGGGTTACgggggtggattttggggttGGATGGCGATGAGCCCCCCATGACCATCCCCTCCCGCTCCGTTGCAGCTGCTGCCGGCGGTGGAAACGTTGCCCGTGGTGCCGGACGCCCGGCGGGGGGGACCAGGAGAAACCGGGGGGGCTCTTAAAAAGCGGCGCCTCCTGTTGTCATAGCGAGACGGGTAAggggggaccctggggacagcgCGGGGGGACCCCggcccccgccagccccccgGTCTGATTGTGCTCCCCTCAGGGGTCTGACGGAACAGGGGggtcccgccgccgccccccgcccagGACGCCCAGGACCAGCGCAGCATCTCCTCTggtttttgtctattttttgttattttcttacgTTTTTTCTTTATCCCCCCCCCACCACAGACCCCCAgcaaatgggggggggggggggggcgtgttctttggttttgggtttgttttcctttgtttctcgtttttttgggtgttttttacAACCAGAACCGCTCCCGCGGGATGGGGCTTTATTTTCCTATAGAGCCAGAAGCGCCGGTGGAGCCCCCGCCCCGGACCGCACCGATTTTTGGGGACAGAAACCAGCTTTTTATTAATAACAAAATGAACCTTAATCCTAGGAAACCTCCTCAAACCGCTGCTCTAACCTCCCGGTGCAGCGTTAATCTTTTCCGTAGCCTTTATCATAACCAACCCAAagctttatttttggtttgtttctttggggtttttattgggttttggttttatttgttgggtttttttgtttctttttgttatttttttttgtttgtttttttgtttgtttttaaagtcgCAGTTACTTTCATGTCTTCTGTATATGTTGCACTGAAagttaatatttaatgttttaatttattttgtgtggttaaattaattttgatttctATAATATGTTATTGTGATCATctctt from Columba livia isolate bColLiv1 breed racing homer chromosome 25, bColLiv1.pat.W.v2, whole genome shotgun sequence includes:
- the TGFA gene encoding protransforming growth factor alpha isoform X1; this translates as MPGEAAAALAMGVLLAVCHALENTTAARSAPGPPVAAAVRSHFNDCPDSHSQFCFHGTCRFLVQEEKPACVCHSGYVGTRCEHADLLAVVAANQKKQTITALVVVSVVASALLVGICLLIHCCRRWKRCPWCRTPGGGDQEKPGGLLKSGASCCHSETGKGGPWGQRGGTPAPASPPV
- the TGFA gene encoding protransforming growth factor alpha isoform X2, which produces MPGEAAAALAMGVLLAVCHALENTTAARSAPGPPVAAAVRSHFNDCPDSHSQFCFHGTCRFLVQEEKPACVCHSGYVGTRCEHADLLAVVAANQKKQTITALVVVSVVASALLVGICLLIHCCRRWKRCPWCRTPGGGDQEKPGGLLKSGASCCHSETGV